In Leptospira harrisiae, a genomic segment contains:
- a CDS encoding bifunctional diguanylate cyclase/phosphodiesterase, with protein MQNEPLGSKILSGLTVKSLLAEYPNSFQVLDWEGNFISVTERFARFLEFEPKEIVGKSIVDFAHEDDKENTKYTFDSLGENPNIVNFENRLVTNSKEEVWIIWLLIPLRESKIILGFDRDVTIQKDISFEFLLQQQKYKSIFDNLPMGIAITDEKGKIVETNKTARTYFNIQDGELLNRTLNIRKYTLIQPNGNKIYPRNSSLMRALRHKEVIRNLEIGLIKEEKITWFDILATPIPLENFGLAVAFLDITQRRHAEEKIAYLAFFDQLTNLPNRNSLIDKLFPIFEEARRHGNLVGILAIDLDNFKIINDSRGHDFGDKIIKLVAYRIRESIRVYDLISRQGGDEFTVVLPDLSNERDAAVISESILDAMTHPFVIDGERIFVNISIGIALYPTDGKDSNTLLKNADSALNLAKSQGKNCYVFFTEELQTVVAERLEIENRMRIAIIENQFTLMYQPKIDLYTKKPVGVEALIRWRHPERGLISPNVFIPISEETGMIFAIGEWVIKSAIQTMRFWKDEGISDVSMAVNISTKQFKHERLISTIAENLKLFKVDPHDLEVELTESSVMENADAAVRTMQEIRKLGAKIAIDDFGTGYSSLGYLKKLPISSLKIDRSFVSEITSDKDSKTIIHAVSNLAHNLGLSVVAEGAETEEQVRLLAESGVDLIQGFYFAKPMTSEDCLHFLKTELGISD; from the coding sequence ATGCAAAATGAGCCATTAGGCAGTAAAATTCTCTCTGGTCTCACCGTTAAGTCACTCCTTGCGGAATATCCGAATAGCTTTCAAGTTCTAGACTGGGAAGGAAATTTTATTTCTGTTACGGAACGATTTGCTAGGTTTTTAGAATTTGAACCAAAAGAAATTGTAGGTAAATCCATTGTTGACTTTGCCCACGAAGACGACAAAGAGAACACAAAATACACATTTGATAGTTTGGGTGAGAATCCGAATATTGTAAATTTCGAAAATCGTTTGGTCACCAATTCGAAAGAAGAAGTGTGGATCATTTGGTTACTCATCCCATTACGTGAATCAAAAATAATTCTTGGATTTGATAGAGACGTTACTATCCAAAAGGACATTTCCTTCGAATTCCTCCTCCAACAACAAAAGTACAAATCTATCTTTGACAACCTTCCGATGGGAATTGCCATCACCGATGAAAAAGGGAAAATTGTAGAAACAAATAAAACTGCAAGAACCTATTTTAACATCCAAGATGGAGAACTTTTAAATCGAACTTTAAACATTCGAAAATACACTCTCATCCAACCCAATGGAAATAAAATTTATCCAAGAAATTCCAGTTTAATGCGGGCCCTTCGTCACAAAGAAGTGATTCGAAATTTGGAAATTGGCCTAATCAAAGAGGAAAAAATCACTTGGTTTGATATTTTAGCAACTCCCATTCCTCTCGAAAACTTTGGACTTGCCGTTGCCTTTCTTGATATCACACAAAGAAGACATGCCGAAGAAAAAATTGCATACTTAGCTTTTTTTGACCAACTCACAAACCTACCCAACAGAAACTCATTGATAGATAAACTTTTTCCTATCTTTGAAGAAGCAAGAAGGCATGGGAACCTTGTTGGAATCCTTGCCATCGATTTAGATAATTTTAAAATCATCAATGATTCTCGTGGTCATGACTTTGGTGATAAAATCATCAAATTAGTAGCATACCGTATTCGTGAAAGTATACGAGTTTATGATTTGATTAGTAGACAAGGTGGAGATGAGTTCACCGTTGTATTACCCGATCTTTCGAACGAACGTGATGCAGCTGTCATATCTGAATCTATATTGGATGCGATGACCCATCCATTTGTGATCGATGGAGAAAGAATCTTTGTTAACATATCAATTGGGATCGCACTTTATCCAACAGATGGAAAAGATTCTAACACACTTCTAAAAAATGCGGACAGTGCACTCAACTTAGCAAAATCTCAAGGTAAAAACTGTTATGTATTTTTTACGGAAGAACTCCAAACAGTAGTCGCAGAACGATTAGAAATAGAAAACCGAATGCGAATTGCCATCATCGAAAATCAATTTACTTTGATGTACCAACCAAAAATCGATCTTTATACCAAAAAACCGGTCGGCGTCGAAGCACTGATTCGTTGGCGTCATCCAGAACGTGGTCTAATTTCTCCCAATGTTTTTATCCCGATCTCTGAAGAAACTGGGATGATTTTTGCCATAGGAGAATGGGTGATTAAGTCAGCCATACAAACCATGAGGTTTTGGAAAGACGAAGGGATCAGTGATGTTTCTATGGCGGTTAACATATCCACCAAACAATTCAAACACGAAAGACTCATCTCTACGATTGCCGAAAACTTAAAATTATTCAAAGTAGATCCACATGACCTGGAAGTGGAACTCACTGAAAGTTCGGTTATGGAAAATGCAGATGCAGCAGTTCGCACCATGCAAGAAATCCGAAAACTCGGAGCCAAAATTGCAATTGATGATTTTGGAACTGGATACAGTAGTTTGGGATATTTAAAAAAACTTCCGATCTCCTCATTAAAAATTGATCGTTCCTTTGTCTCTGAAATCACTTCCGACAAAGATTCCAAAACAATCATTCATGCGGTTTCCAATTTGGCACATAACCTTGGTTTGAGTGTTGTGGCAGAGGGTGCAGAAACTGAGGAACAAGTCAGATTACTTGCCGAAAGTGGGGTGGATCTCATTCAGGGATTTTATTTTGCAAAACCGATGACTTCCGAGGATTGTCTACATTTTCTGAAGACAGAACTTGGAATTTCGGATTGA
- a CDS encoding amidohydrolase family protein, with product MEKIAGKIVTHEREFEGTIEFDSNTGLITGVKDGIDPDAHQFSEGSVIFPGFGDIHIHAREDVSGKHTYKEDFISAGNAAINGGVVHVADMPNNPVPPIDDESYAAKQALTKKAPIHITLYAGIGPHTKPLAKKVPYKVFMGPSIGELFFHDNASLEEVIKHYAGQDISFHCEDPEILIANQSQPTHESRRPKEAETVATDFALYLIEKYNLKGKLCHYSTKDGLSKIIAAKKRGVNVTCEVTPTHLMFDTDMLTETNHKWFQMNPPLRGKEDREAMVKGILEGHIDYLATDHAPHSIEEKQKGTSGISQLDTYGLFVTYMILKLNIPMKTIATICSKNPGEFVAPYLPNQFGKGVGVINQGYAANFSVLNLKKPVEFQKSMVKSKSGWSPFEGFSFPGSIEAVYFLGKEIHAK from the coding sequence ATGGAAAAAATTGCAGGGAAGATCGTTACTCACGAAAGAGAATTTGAAGGAACGATCGAATTCGATTCGAATACCGGACTCATCACAGGAGTGAAAGACGGAATTGATCCTGATGCTCATCAGTTTTCAGAAGGTTCGGTGATTTTTCCTGGTTTTGGTGATATCCACATTCATGCAAGAGAAGATGTGAGCGGAAAACATACTTACAAAGAAGATTTTATCTCAGCCGGAAATGCAGCCATCAATGGTGGCGTGGTCCATGTGGCCGATATGCCAAACAATCCCGTTCCTCCTATTGATGATGAATCCTACGCCGCCAAACAAGCGCTCACCAAAAAAGCACCCATTCATATTACATTGTATGCAGGCATTGGCCCTCATACAAAACCACTAGCAAAAAAAGTTCCGTATAAAGTGTTTATGGGACCTTCTATTGGCGAATTATTTTTTCATGACAATGCATCTTTAGAAGAAGTGATCAAACACTATGCGGGCCAAGACATCAGCTTCCACTGTGAAGATCCAGAGATTTTGATTGCCAACCAATCACAACCCACACACGAATCAAGACGTCCCAAAGAAGCAGAAACTGTTGCTACAGATTTTGCTTTGTATTTGATCGAAAAATACAACCTCAAAGGTAAACTTTGTCACTATTCGACGAAAGACGGACTTTCTAAAATCATCGCAGCTAAAAAACGAGGAGTGAATGTGACTTGTGAAGTGACACCGACTCATTTGATGTTTGATACTGATATGCTTACAGAAACCAATCACAAATGGTTTCAAATGAACCCTCCTCTTCGTGGCAAAGAAGACCGCGAAGCTATGGTCAAAGGAATTTTAGAGGGACATATTGATTACTTAGCAACAGACCATGCGCCCCATTCCATTGAAGAAAAACAAAAAGGAACCAGTGGGATCTCCCAACTCGACACTTATGGGTTATTTGTAACCTATATGATACTCAAATTAAACATTCCGATGAAGACCATAGCAACAATATGTTCCAAAAACCCCGGAGAATTTGTCGCACCCTACTTACCGAATCAATTTGGAAAAGGGGTAGGTGTCATTAATCAAGGTTATGCGGCTAACTTTTCTGTATTAAATTTAAAAAAACCAGTTGAATTTCAAAAATCAATGGTTAAAAGTAAGTCCGGCTGGTCACCCTTTGAAGGATTTAGTTTTCCTGGATCCATTGAGGCAGTTTACTTTTTAGGCAAAGAAATACATGCAAAATGA
- a CDS encoding RecQ family ATP-dependent DNA helicase, translating into MGNLIVDPFGFAENLRVTLDLRSELKTKFGFSEFRPGQEEAIRSVLTGQDTLAILPTGAGKSLIYQLPAAIQKNKLTLVISPLIALMKDQTESLLAKGIPAAFCNSTQDEVEQMTILAKSVKGEIRVLLVSPERALSNGFLRIFRELDLFALVVDEAHCVSQWGHDFRPEYRQIHILRERHPRPNFPILALTATATTKVQTDVQAALGMKSPNVVLSTFYRPNLKFSVEYPAAERDKADRLIELLEPWKDGRKFPGRCIVYCATRKKTDEVYDLLKDFGFSVGKYHAGRTDGIRERTQNAYSSGKVPILVATNAFGMGMDQPDVRLVVHYQVPASLEAYYQEAGRAGRDGLGSECVLFFKAGDVATQAFMISKETNFKGGDTLLKYIKEYANKEECRQVQLCSYFGETISPCGSCDICTEVGTNLHRTHFLKSEAAKIQKKNEKRDYPLSDWEEETIQNFLKEHPAVFGKTIIAKTLVGKRTKDVLRYRMERNPFHGKLDGIPEEAVVAKLETWVEEKKVLVAGAKYPKLYLPNFAKTKSKLSSSNSDNTNSSQLKLKKPPTLHSQILKELINYRDRKARQLKWKKFMVFQNPVLKRIAERKPKNLSELEATKGVGPAKVERFGNDIIEILSKWD; encoded by the coding sequence ATGGGGAATCTTATCGTTGACCCTTTCGGATTTGCAGAAAACTTGAGAGTTACCTTGGATCTACGTTCGGAACTCAAAACCAAATTCGGTTTTTCGGAATTTCGCCCGGGCCAAGAAGAGGCCATTCGTTCTGTGTTAACAGGACAAGATACCTTGGCCATTTTACCTACAGGTGCCGGAAAGTCACTCATCTATCAACTTCCTGCGGCCATTCAAAAAAACAAACTAACGCTAGTTATATCTCCGCTGATTGCTCTGATGAAAGACCAAACAGAGAGTTTGCTTGCCAAAGGGATTCCTGCGGCGTTTTGTAATTCCACCCAAGATGAAGTCGAACAAATGACGATTCTTGCCAAATCGGTCAAAGGAGAAATTCGAGTCCTTCTCGTTTCTCCAGAAAGGGCACTTTCCAATGGATTTTTAAGGATCTTTCGGGAACTTGATTTATTTGCCCTTGTAGTCGACGAGGCCCATTGTGTTTCGCAATGGGGGCATGACTTTCGTCCCGAATACCGCCAAATCCATATTTTGCGAGAACGCCATCCTCGCCCCAATTTTCCAATCCTTGCTCTGACTGCCACAGCCACCACAAAAGTCCAGACTGATGTACAAGCAGCCCTTGGAATGAAATCACCGAACGTGGTGCTTTCCACTTTTTATAGACCCAATTTAAAATTCAGTGTAGAATATCCTGCTGCAGAAAGGGACAAGGCGGATAGGCTCATTGAACTTTTAGAACCTTGGAAGGATGGAAGGAAATTTCCTGGCCGTTGCATTGTTTACTGTGCCACAAGGAAAAAAACTGACGAGGTTTATGATCTCTTAAAAGATTTTGGATTCTCTGTCGGAAAGTATCATGCTGGCAGGACCGATGGAATCCGAGAACGAACTCAAAATGCTTACTCTTCAGGAAAAGTACCGATCCTTGTTGCGACCAATGCTTTTGGGATGGGAATGGATCAACCTGATGTTCGTTTGGTGGTGCATTACCAAGTTCCAGCTTCTCTCGAAGCCTATTACCAAGAAGCAGGTCGTGCTGGAAGAGACGGACTTGGTTCGGAATGTGTTTTGTTTTTTAAGGCTGGTGATGTGGCGACACAAGCCTTTATGATATCCAAGGAAACCAACTTCAAAGGGGGAGATACTCTTCTAAAATACATTAAGGAATATGCAAACAAAGAAGAATGTAGGCAAGTCCAACTTTGTTCTTATTTTGGTGAAACCATTTCTCCTTGTGGAAGTTGTGATATCTGCACTGAGGTAGGAACCAATCTCCATCGAACTCATTTTTTAAAATCGGAAGCTGCCAAAATCCAAAAGAAAAATGAAAAAAGAGATTATCCCCTTTCCGATTGGGAAGAAGAAACCATTCAGAATTTTTTAAAGGAACATCCGGCTGTATTTGGAAAAACCATCATTGCTAAAACTCTTGTGGGCAAACGTACAAAAGATGTACTCAGGTACCGAATGGAACGAAATCCCTTTCATGGAAAGTTGGATGGGATTCCCGAAGAAGCAGTGGTGGCAAAATTAGAAACCTGGGTAGAAGAAAAAAAAGTTTTGGTCGCCGGGGCCAAATATCCAAAACTATATTTGCCTAATTTTGCTAAAACCAAATCCAAACTTTCCTCATCTAACTCTGATAATACGAATTCTTCACAATTAAAATTAAAAAAACCACCCACTCTCCATTCTCAAATTTTGAAAGAACTTATAAATTACCGAGATCGTAAGGCAAGGCAACTCAAATGGAAAAAGTTTATGGTATTTCAAAATCCAGTTCTCAAACGAATTGCCGAAAGAAAACCGAAAAACCTTTCCGAACTAGAAGCTACAAAAGGTGTAGGTCCTGCTAAAGTAGAACGATTTGGAAATGATATTATCGAAATCTTATCCAAGTGGGACTAA
- a CDS encoding MBOAT family O-acyltransferase produces the protein MLFNTFVFLLFFLIVYSVFLGFGWFAGKQKWAYRAQNLWLLLASYFFYGWWEWFFLTLILVSTIIDYCAAILIEGTENQIRRRLYLSVSIVANLGLLFTMKYYDFFAVNLIDSWNQLALWMGSTVAADSNTYLLRNIILPVGISFYTFQTMSYTIDVFRKQIKAERDFFDFALFVNYFPQLVAGPIERAADLLPQLKQPKFPTWDGVQKGLYDILLGYFMKVFVADNLSTYVDQVFLAGKSLYTQNPDIIQAMDGSQVFAGGFLFLTQIYCDFAGYSFIALGISRLLGVTLTVNFETPEFSKTPTEFWNRWHVTLNRWFRDYIYISLGGSKYGKFAQYRNLFIIFFLSGLWHGANWTFITWGCLQGVYTIIYLVAFAKKKDDKSDVTEITKPSLLERIQGILLGTFSRVLIYTLVVFSAVGFRSYDANMMFLYMKKFLMVWDWDLNPNNNIKNMFGLFEEYFKIFLPLLIIDGITYFKKERYWVFVSHPLVQVFVLFFMGFLILTRGVFGKEVIYFAF, from the coding sequence ATGCTTTTTAATACCTTTGTCTTTTTGTTATTTTTTCTTATCGTGTATTCGGTTTTTTTGGGATTCGGATGGTTTGCCGGAAAACAAAAATGGGCATACCGTGCACAAAACCTATGGTTACTCCTTGCATCTTACTTTTTTTACGGGTGGTGGGAGTGGTTTTTTTTAACCCTCATCCTTGTCAGTACCATCATTGACTACTGTGCTGCCATTTTGATTGAAGGGACGGAAAACCAAATCCGTCGTCGCCTCTATCTATCAGTTTCCATTGTTGCCAACTTGGGCCTTCTTTTTACAATGAAGTACTACGATTTTTTCGCAGTGAACCTCATTGATTCCTGGAACCAATTGGCTTTGTGGATGGGTTCCACAGTTGCCGCCGATTCGAATACATACTTGTTAAGAAATATCATTCTACCGGTGGGAATTAGTTTTTATACCTTCCAAACCATGTCTTATACGATAGATGTGTTCCGAAAACAAATCAAAGCGGAACGTGATTTTTTTGACTTTGCTCTTTTTGTGAATTATTTCCCACAACTTGTGGCAGGTCCCATCGAACGCGCAGCGGACCTTCTTCCCCAATTGAAACAACCAAAATTCCCCACTTGGGATGGAGTACAAAAAGGATTGTATGATATCCTTCTTGGTTACTTTATGAAGGTCTTTGTTGCGGATAATTTATCCACATACGTTGACCAAGTTTTCCTTGCTGGAAAATCTCTTTATACACAAAATCCAGACATCATCCAAGCCATGGATGGATCCCAAGTGTTTGCTGGTGGGTTTTTATTTTTAACCCAAATTTATTGTGACTTTGCTGGTTATTCTTTTATTGCCCTCGGTATTTCGCGACTTCTTGGAGTTACGCTGACTGTAAATTTTGAAACTCCAGAATTTTCCAAAACACCAACTGAGTTTTGGAATCGATGGCATGTAACACTGAACAGATGGTTTCGAGATTATATTTATATTTCACTCGGTGGAAGTAAATATGGAAAGTTTGCTCAGTACAGAAACTTATTTATTATTTTCTTTTTGTCTGGGCTTTGGCATGGGGCCAATTGGACCTTTATCACTTGGGGTTGTTTGCAAGGTGTATACACCATTATTTACCTGGTGGCTTTTGCTAAAAAGAAAGATGATAAATCTGATGTTACAGAAATCACAAAACCTTCGTTACTTGAAAGAATCCAAGGTATTCTTTTGGGAACGTTTTCTAGAGTGCTCATTTATACGCTCGTTGTTTTTAGTGCCGTTGGGTTTCGTTCTTATGATGCCAATATGATGTTTCTTTATATGAAAAAATTCTTAATGGTTTGGGATTGGGATCTAAACCCGAATAATAACATTAAGAATATGTTTGGTCTTTTTGAGGAATATTTTAAAATATTTTTACCACTTCTCATCATCGATGGAATCACCTATTTCAAAAAAGAAAGGTATTGGGTTTTTGTATCTCACCCACTTGTTCAAGTTTTTGTTTTGTTTTTTATGGGATTTCTCATCCTCACCCGTGGAGTTTTTGGAAAGGAGGTAATCTACTTTGCGTTCTAA
- a CDS encoding DUF1574 family protein encodes MRSKFLGIGITLLLFLVLEIVVRFTGIHYLEQPEIFFVNLKKNFVESGKGDAEIIVLGDSRSMALAGYPKQPDIEFSVYNHSLPAMGPKYYRFFLDKYLKKGNAKPKMILFAASPKLYATGYGPPLYDPDAKAVKENESVSEYLNRRWNEGIKKNFFRTVTPSNIISYSGKQEDANQILWEFFGHRYLHQFTFSELSNQYSGVERLYILSKAMPLLYESYRFHGAIRNGLSLSNWKVDKNYKERSLFCEACENVEAGLCKPSSSQLEDNRTIEDQITRHFGKYNISNRLKPELVLFSKELIRKELDAELKNPIPYVYRKPDFIVLKELIEYTRSQGIQFGMIYMPWIQEKQESKESKDLLTDLKLFFRENPDSGLFFFPDSSYPAERFVDNIHYDCRGEKRVNEEFRNFVLPQVFRFLHSKQKSN; translated from the coding sequence TTGCGTTCTAAATTTTTAGGAATAGGGATTACCCTTTTATTGTTTTTGGTTTTGGAAATTGTAGTTCGATTCACTGGAATCCACTATTTGGAACAACCGGAAATTTTCTTTGTCAATTTAAAGAAAAACTTTGTGGAATCGGGCAAAGGCGATGCCGAGATTATTGTGTTAGGTGATTCACGTTCAATGGCTTTGGCTGGATATCCAAAACAACCAGATATTGAGTTTTCTGTTTATAATCATAGTTTGCCTGCCATGGGACCCAAATACTACCGTTTCTTTTTGGATAAGTATTTAAAAAAAGGAAACGCCAAACCAAAAATGATTTTGTTTGCCGCATCACCTAAACTCTATGCGACGGGATACGGCCCTCCACTTTATGATCCTGATGCAAAGGCAGTCAAGGAAAACGAATCCGTATCTGAATACCTCAATCGAAGATGGAATGAAGGCATAAAAAAGAATTTTTTTCGAACTGTAACTCCTTCAAATATTATCAGTTACAGCGGAAAACAAGAAGATGCAAATCAAATCCTTTGGGAATTTTTTGGTCATCGTTATCTTCACCAGTTTACATTTTCCGAATTATCAAACCAGTATTCTGGTGTAGAACGTTTGTATATTCTTTCTAAAGCAATGCCGCTTTTATACGAATCTTACAGGTTTCATGGAGCCATTCGAAATGGTCTAAGTTTATCCAATTGGAAAGTGGACAAAAATTACAAAGAACGATCTCTCTTTTGTGAGGCTTGTGAAAATGTGGAAGCTGGACTTTGTAAACCTTCCTCTTCCCAATTAGAAGACAATCGCACCATCGAAGACCAAATCACTCGTCATTTCGGAAAGTATAATATTTCTAATCGATTGAAACCAGAACTTGTTTTGTTTTCGAAAGAATTGATTCGTAAAGAATTGGATGCAGAGTTAAAAAATCCAATTCCATATGTATACCGCAAACCAGACTTTATCGTATTAAAAGAACTGATCGAATACACTCGTTCCCAGGGAATCCAATTTGGTATGATCTACATGCCATGGATTCAGGAAAAACAAGAATCCAAGGAGTCGAAAGACCTACTTACCGATTTAAAACTTTTTTTTAGAGAGAATCCAGATTCTGGACTTTTTTTCTTTCCCGATTCTTCTTACCCTGCGGAGAGATTTGTAGATAATATCCATTACGATTGTCGAGGGGAAAAACGGGTAAACGAAGAATTCCGTAATTTTGTTCTTCCGCAAGTGTTTCGTTTTTTGCATTCCAAACAAAAATCCAATTGA
- a CDS encoding caspase family protein — protein MFSFRNIFVCILSAYLIGLPVFGQNRYALFIGTNYKGNTAKIPELNLCEADANFLKEKIQKKGNFKDIKVLLGSMVTRDNVKNAITQLGKVVGKEDSVFLYFSGHGMYMKDAKAKNGMRNYLICYDRPHISDEELNEFLTEIKSQKTVLVMDCCYSGGIAKKGKNTRGAAEIPIAQGNDGVVRQNAEDYFFQDKAVISSSDDDQTSIEVGGTINHGIFTYNFGNALEKGDLNKDSVVTALEAFFVAKEETVKMARQFNHEQTPQVSGNAAGIFLSGSPKPQTPPPKPPNVVVNVPITPVETTTPNTNNTTTPPVAPEPEPTPANETTVVIPPIVEEPPAPPSVTTGSILIRTSIIKDKSYGGAATKSPYDLLNKQGKLKSSPTEDKVRSIKVLVDDQEYSSQVTTEKSKIWGSVTKNGTLIQGDIYNVKIDNLPAGVHQIEIRADKYPIYKTATAVLPKQTVTVDAINSMDGFGAIRGRVFYKTLDNPIEKHPIYMPTVVSTNQIFKVTTDKDGYFWFTNLKPGKYEIRASFMEEMKLENSEIQVQPGEVTNVDIILNKKLSYTKTKY, from the coding sequence ATGTTTTCGTTTCGAAACATATTTGTATGTATTCTATCAGCCTATCTCATCGGATTACCGGTGTTTGGCCAGAACCGTTATGCGTTGTTCATTGGAACTAATTACAAAGGGAACACTGCAAAAATCCCTGAGTTGAATCTCTGTGAAGCAGACGCAAACTTCTTAAAAGAAAAAATCCAAAAGAAAGGAAACTTCAAGGATATCAAAGTCCTGTTAGGTTCCATGGTCACTCGTGACAATGTCAAAAACGCCATCACCCAATTGGGGAAAGTCGTCGGCAAAGAGGATTCTGTTTTTTTATACTTCTCCGGTCATGGAATGTATATGAAAGATGCGAAAGCAAAAAATGGAATGCGTAACTATCTCATTTGTTACGATCGCCCGCATATTTCGGATGAAGAACTAAACGAATTTTTAACAGAAATCAAATCCCAAAAAACAGTCCTCGTGATGGATTGTTGTTATTCGGGTGGGATTGCTAAAAAAGGAAAAAACACCCGGGGCGCCGCAGAAATCCCGATTGCCCAAGGAAATGACGGAGTGGTTCGACAAAATGCTGAAGATTATTTTTTCCAAGATAAAGCAGTCATTTCTTCCTCAGACGATGACCAAACTTCGATCGAAGTCGGAGGAACCATCAATCATGGGATCTTTACTTATAACTTTGGAAATGCCTTAGAAAAAGGGGATTTAAACAAAGACAGTGTGGTGACAGCCCTCGAAGCCTTCTTTGTTGCCAAAGAAGAAACGGTAAAGATGGCCCGCCAATTCAACCACGAACAGACCCCGCAAGTTTCAGGGAATGCCGCAGGGATCTTTTTATCGGGTTCACCCAAACCACAAACCCCTCCGCCCAAACCACCGAATGTTGTTGTAAACGTTCCCATCACACCTGTAGAAACAACGACGCCAAATACAAATAACACCACAACTCCTCCTGTGGCACCGGAGCCGGAACCAACACCTGCCAACGAAACGACAGTTGTCATTCCTCCAATCGTGGAAGAACCACCGGCACCACCTTCTGTCACTACGGGAAGCATTCTCATTCGTACCTCCATCATCAAAGACAAGTCTTATGGGGGAGCGGCTACAAAATCGCCTTACGATCTTCTCAACAAACAGGGAAAACTAAAATCTTCTCCAACAGAAGACAAAGTAAGATCGATCAAAGTCCTTGTGGATGACCAGGAATACAGCTCTCAAGTCACAACAGAGAAATCAAAAATCTGGGGATCTGTGACCAAAAATGGAACTCTCATCCAGGGAGATATCTATAATGTAAAAATCGATAACCTTCCTGCAGGTGTGCACCAAATCGAAATCAGAGCAGATAAATACCCGATTTATAAAACAGCTACGGCAGTTCTCCCCAAACAGACTGTGACTGTGGATGCGATCAACTCCATGGATGGATTTGGAGCGATTCGGGGCCGTGTATTTTATAAAACCTTAGACAATCCGATCGAAAAACATCCCATCTATATGCCGACAGTGGTTTCCACAAATCAGATTTTTAAGGTCACCACAGACAAAGATGGCTACTTTTGGTTTACCAACTTAAAACCGGGAAAATATGAAATCCGAGCTAGTTTCATGGAAGAAATGAAATTAGAAAACTCAGAGATTCAAGTCCAACCGGGAGAAGTGACCAATGTGGACATCATCCTCAATAAAAAATTGAGTTATACAAAAACAAAATACTGA
- a CDS encoding LIC_10421 family protein: MKTTKIIATGILAMGLATANLQALDTNERLELLESAMIEQATTPAQKSAVSEYLANVAKEKVEMAQALRDRAGSTRGGKALSQMNEKKELLRRAEALEKEAKKYQTISMDLHAGSMQVAQN; the protein is encoded by the coding sequence ATGAAAACAACAAAGATTATCGCAACAGGGATCTTGGCAATGGGGCTTGCAACAGCAAATCTCCAAGCTTTAGATACAAACGAAAGATTAGAGCTTTTGGAGTCTGCTATGATTGAACAAGCAACAACTCCAGCGCAAAAATCTGCCGTTTCGGAATACCTTGCGAATGTCGCAAAAGAAAAAGTAGAAATGGCTCAGGCACTTCGTGACAGAGCAGGATCTACTCGCGGTGGTAAGGCTCTTAGCCAAATGAACGAGAAGAAAGAACTTCTTCGCCGTGCAGAAGCTCTTGAAAAAGAAGCCAAAAAATACCAAACTATCTCTATGGACCTTCATGCAGGTTCTATGCAGGTAGCACAAAACTAA
- a CDS encoding cell division protein FtsQ/DivIB — translation MVDTPQEIKEKRFGRVVPILLVALGLLALGLIFRWGRPVKPVVRVEWEGLVALTPPEVFTYLGVDPENPRIGDWKDWEKQLSVHPRIRKVRITRDPDGFLMINVQEKVAEFVIHVGSSLYEVDEDLEIISRDRVLANHLIVISGQFTVGENKLEGRQIFDITKEMRYALSSYPALRSRISELVAERDGNYTMYLKSPNTMKVYLGDKLELNVFRKLYASLAYMEAESVKAVSIDLRGEDAVYH, via the coding sequence ATGGTTGACACCCCCCAAGAAATCAAAGAAAAACGATTTGGGCGCGTGGTTCCCATCCTGTTAGTTGCTTTGGGCCTATTGGCTTTAGGGTTAATCTTTCGTTGGGGTAGGCCAGTGAAACCGGTGGTCCGTGTGGAATGGGAAGGCCTTGTGGCGCTCACTCCTCCCGAGGTATTTACCTATTTGGGAGTGGATCCGGAAAACCCAAGGATCGGGGATTGGAAGGATTGGGAGAAACAACTTTCTGTTCATCCAAGGATTCGAAAGGTTCGGATCACAAGAGACCCTGATGGATTTTTGATGATCAATGTACAGGAGAAAGTCGCCGAATTTGTCATACATGTAGGAAGTTCCCTGTATGAAGTGGATGAAGATCTGGAAATAATTTCCAGAGATCGAGTGTTAGCTAATCATCTAATTGTGATTAGTGGTCAGTTCACTGTTGGGGAAAATAAACTAGAAGGCAGACAGATTTTTGATATCACTAAAGAAATGCGTTATGCTCTTTCCTCTTATCCTGCTTTAAGATCAAGAATCTCCGAACTCGTCGCAGAACGTGACGGAAATTACACTATGTATTTAAAATCACCAAACACTATGAAAGTGTATTTAGGTGATAAATTAGAACTGAATGTTTTTCGTAAATTATACGCATCATTAGCTTATATGGAAGCTGAATCTGTAAAAGCTGTTTCTATCGACTTGAGAGGGGAAGACGCAGTTTATCATTGA